Proteins encoded by one window of Numida meleagris isolate 19003 breed g44 Domestic line unplaced genomic scaffold, NumMel1.0 unplaced_Scaffold583, whole genome shotgun sequence:
- the LOC110391874 gene encoding olfactory receptor 52R1-like: protein MSSLNFTTASHPPTFLLLGIPGLEKEQFWIAFPFCITYALGVLGNIILLIVIKTEPSLHEPMYLFLAMLACTDLVLPTSMLPKMLAIFWRGSKEIGFVACLVQLFFVHCFAILESGVLMAMALDRYFAICHPLRHSSILSTQVVAALGSLVLLRGVLMVSPTCFLLHRQDFCQHHVISHSYCEHMAVVKLVCEDTRVNAAYGIAVAFAVAAFDLTVITVSYTMIVREVLKLPSSDTQIKAFNTCVSHSCVILVFYVPALFTSLTHRFGHSIPQHVHILVGNLYMLVPPTLNPIIYGLRTKQLRDKIVLLIQWKGT from the coding sequence ATGTCTTCTCTGAACTTCACCACCGCCTCCCACCCCCCCACTTTCCTCCTGCTTGGCATCCCGGGCCTGGAGAAGGAGCAGTTCTGGATTGCCTTCCCCTTCTGCATCACGTACGCCTTAGGTGTGCTGGGGAACATCATCCTGCTCATCGTCATCAAGACAGAGCCAAGCCTGCATGAGCCCATGTACCTCTTTCTGGCCATGCTGGCCTGCACTGACCTGGTCCTCCCTACATCCATGCTACCCAAAATGCTCGCCATCTTCTGGCGGGGCTCCAAGGAGATTGGCTTTGTTGCCTGCCTTGTTCAGTTGTTTTTTGTCCACTGCTTCGCAATTCTGGAGTCAGGCGTGCTCATGGCCATGGCCTTGGATCGCTATTTTGCCATTTGCCATCCCCTGCGGCACTCCAGCATCCTCTCCACGCAGGTGGTGGCAGCTCTCgggagcctggtgctgctgcgTGGAGTCCTCATGGTGAGTCCCACATGCTTCCTGCTCCATAGGCAGGACTTCTGCCAGCATCATGTCATCTCCCATTCCTACTGTGAACACATGGCCGTGGTCAAGCTGGTATGCGAGGACACCAGAGTCAATGCTGCCTATGGCATCGCTGTGGCTTTTGCAGTGGCAGCTTTTGACCTTACTGTGATCACCGTGTCCTACACTATGATTGTGCGGGAGGTTCTGAAGCTGCCATCCTCAGACACACAGATCAAGGCCTTTAACACATGTGTATCCCACAGCTGTGTCATCCTTGTGTTTTACGTCCCTGCCCTATTCACATCTCTCACCCACCGCTTTGGACACAGCATCCCTCAGCACGTCCATATACTGGTGGGCAACCTCTACATGCTGGTGCCCCCCACATTAAACCCCATCATTTATGGGCTCAGAACCAAGCAACTCAGGGACAAGATTGTTCTTCTCATCCAGTGGAAGGGAACCTGA